In Leclercia pneumoniae, the genomic window GTGGCCGTGACGGTGGTGCTGGGGTTGTCGGTCCCGATTAACAATCTGGTCTTCAACCTGGTGCTGCGCGACGGTGCGCTGGTGGAAGGGGTGGATCTCAGCTTCCTTAACTTCATTACCTTTATTGGCGTGATTGCTGCGCTGGTGCAGATTCTGGAGATGATCCTCGATAAATACTTTCCATCCCTTTACAACGCGCTGGGGATCTTCCTGCCGTTGATTGCGGTGAACTGCGCCATCTTTGGCGGGGTGTCATTTATGGTTCAGCGTGATTACAACTTCACCGAGTCGGTCGTGTACGGATTTGGCTCGGGTATTGGCTGGATGCTGGCGATTGTCACCATGGCAGGGATCCGCGAAAAAATGAAATACGCTAACGTGCCGGCCGGTCTGCGCGGCTTAGGGATCACCTTTATCACCACCGGTTTAATGGCGCTGGGCTTTATGTCCTTCTCCGGTGTGCAGCTATAAGGGCTTAATAAATGGAAATTATTCTTGGCGTCGTGATGTTTACGCTCATCGTTCTGATGCTGTCCGGGTTGATTCTGGTGGCG contains:
- the nqrE gene encoding NADH:ubiquinone reductase (Na(+)-transporting) subunit E, which gives rise to MAHYLSLFVRAVFVENMALAFFLGMCTFLAVSKKVSTAFGLGVAVTVVLGLSVPINNLVFNLVLRDGALVEGVDLSFLNFITFIGVIAALVQILEMILDKYFPSLYNALGIFLPLIAVNCAIFGGVSFMVQRDYNFTESVVYGFGSGIGWMLAIVTMAGIREKMKYANVPAGLRGLGITFITTGLMALGFMSFSGVQL